A genomic segment from Dehalococcoidia bacterium encodes:
- a CDS encoding amidohydrolase, which translates to MPESTLRIMDSDGHLIESNEELSKYVDDSIKRVATGQIPAQDGPFPTLDGIHNYFKGKGGSFGGPRHTASDERTGSGEDWSVFLDKTNIEQTVIFPTKGLAVGFIQTPEYATRLCHAYNDYVFDRYRNVDKRIHPMGLIPLQSPKEAAKELRRIVIDLGLPGAMLPSTGLPLGLAHEYYHPVYEEAAGLGCVLAIHGGSNRGIGIDDFTDFIGSHILHHPVPLMYALVSFVYQEVFDKYPDLKVSFLEGGPGWLVPILDRAIRDDEFFGKVASKPFDYYLTNGNVQIGCEGNDASLSYVASRIGIEPFAYSSDYPHEVDLAGAMHEIEETVESTSLSDAQKQAVLHDNTQRFYGFD; encoded by the coding sequence ATGCCTGAATCAACATTGCGGATTATGGACAGCGACGGCCATCTAATTGAATCTAACGAGGAACTAAGCAAATATGTTGACGACTCTATTAAACGTGTAGCGACAGGCCAAATTCCAGCTCAAGACGGACCGTTTCCAACGTTGGACGGCATTCACAATTACTTCAAAGGAAAAGGCGGCTCATTTGGAGGACCAAGGCATACGGCAAGTGATGAACGAACCGGCTCTGGTGAAGATTGGTCTGTTTTTCTCGATAAAACTAATATAGAACAAACCGTGATTTTTCCCACAAAAGGATTAGCAGTGGGTTTCATACAGACACCAGAGTATGCCACTCGCCTTTGCCATGCATACAACGACTATGTGTTTGACCGTTACAGAAACGTAGACAAGAGAATTCACCCAATGGGATTAATTCCTTTGCAAAGCCCGAAGGAAGCTGCAAAAGAATTACGTAGAATAGTGATTGACTTAGGTCTACCTGGTGCAATGCTTCCCTCGACAGGATTGCCTCTTGGATTGGCCCATGAATATTACCATCCTGTTTATGAGGAGGCCGCGGGTTTGGGTTGCGTGCTAGCAATACATGGAGGTTCGAACCGAGGCATTGGTATAGATGATTTTACGGATTTCATAGGCTCTCATATATTGCATCATCCAGTTCCTTTAATGTACGCGTTAGTTTCTTTTGTATATCAGGAAGTTTTCGACAAATACCCAGATCTTAAAGTGTCATTCCTTGAGGGTGGGCCAGGTTGGCTGGTGCCAATTCTTGATCGTGCGATAAGAGATGATGAATTTTTTGGGAAAGTAGCTAGCAAGCCTTTTGATTATTATTTAACTAACGGTAATGTCCAAATTGGCTGTGAAGGAAATGATGCTAGCTTAAGCTATGTTGCATCAAGGATAGGCATTGAACCGTTTGCTTATTCATCAGATTACCCGCACGAAGTTGATTTGGCAGGTGCAATGCATGAAATTGAAGAGACGGTAGAATCCACTTCGTTATCTGATGCCCAGAAGCAAGCTGTACTACATGACAATACTCAAAGATTCTATGGCTTTGATTAG
- a CDS encoding GMC family oxidoreductase N-terminal domain-containing protein → MDSKFYDVVIIGGGSSGCTAAARISEDPSVEVLLLEAGPDPVPLPDMIADGTKGNQAILESPYTIMYPTERKADGSIYYPLSGRIMGGGSSVNMMAVVHPTEHDFHTWESLGNSGWSYEDCLPFLKRIETDTDFPDRFNHGHDGPITVTRRMDLRNLPEGIVKDFVTRSIAAGLALGDDWNTPNPQGVLPAASNVKNGLRQSTSVAYLQNARSRPNLTIISDALVHELVLANNHVNGVRYIKDSIACEISADKIVLTAGVYHSPQILELSGIGDPYNLRRLGIDTKHELIGVGANYQDHASVTVTYECAEGFNPEWLVPGFRLTYKSDSSLVNDDFHIFLRAPINVSGLKPMLPITSNLIEQRTRGSVHIVSRDPAVLPVIDDALLQDSKDIKAMAKSLQFIDNLVTHESMAHYFSRRIQPDQSENIEEFITTTYDCYHHGVGTCMMGPTNNSMSVVDHQLKVHGIDNLYIADASVIPTIPHANTNMAAILMGERVAHFVTNS, encoded by the coding sequence ATGGACTCAAAATTTTATGATGTCGTCATAATTGGCGGTGGATCATCGGGATGTACTGCGGCTGCGAGAATAAGCGAAGACCCTTCTGTAGAAGTTTTGCTACTAGAGGCAGGGCCTGACCCAGTCCCATTACCGGATATGATTGCGGATGGTACGAAGGGGAATCAGGCAATTCTAGAATCGCCATATACGATTATGTACCCAACCGAACGTAAAGCGGATGGGAGCATATATTACCCGCTGAGCGGAAGAATTATGGGAGGCGGTTCCTCAGTTAATATGATGGCTGTTGTCCATCCGACAGAGCATGACTTTCACACATGGGAAAGCCTTGGAAACTCGGGCTGGTCATACGAAGACTGCCTGCCATTTTTAAAACGTATTGAAACTGACACCGATTTTCCTGATCGCTTCAACCACGGCCATGATGGCCCTATCACTGTTACTCGCCGTATGGACTTACGCAATTTACCCGAGGGCATAGTTAAAGATTTTGTGACTCGCTCAATTGCTGCAGGCTTAGCATTAGGAGACGATTGGAATACACCTAATCCACAGGGAGTTTTACCAGCAGCGTCGAACGTGAAGAACGGATTGAGGCAGTCCACCTCGGTAGCATACCTTCAAAATGCAAGGAGCCGCCCTAATCTAACAATTATCTCTGATGCTTTAGTGCATGAGCTTGTCTTGGCAAACAATCATGTAAATGGAGTTCGCTACATTAAAGACAGCATAGCGTGTGAAATATCAGCCGATAAAATTGTACTTACGGCTGGCGTTTACCATAGCCCTCAAATACTGGAACTTTCAGGTATCGGTGATCCATATAACTTAAGGAGACTCGGTATCGATACTAAGCATGAGCTAATTGGCGTTGGAGCAAATTATCAGGACCATGCTTCGGTTACTGTTACATATGAGTGTGCAGAAGGATTCAATCCGGAATGGCTAGTCCCTGGCTTCCGGCTTACATATAAGTCTGACAGCAGTTTGGTCAATGATGATTTTCATATATTCTTACGAGCCCCAATAAATGTTTCAGGCTTAAAGCCTATGCTTCCGATAACATCAAACCTTATCGAACAACGCACTCGAGGTTCCGTTCACATTGTGAGCAGGGATCCTGCTGTGCTCCCAGTCATCGATGATGCTTTGCTACAAGACTCTAAAGATATTAAGGCTATGGCTAAATCCTTACAATTCATTGATAACCTGGTTACGCATGAATCGATGGCTCATTACTTCAGCAGAAGGATTCAACCAGACCAGAGTGAGAATATTGAGGAGTTCATTACAACAACATATGACTGCTATCACCATGGAGTAGGAACTTGCATGATGGGACCAACAAATAACAGTATGTCTGTTGTTGATCATCAGCTAAAGGTTCATGGCATAGATAATTTATATATTGCGGACGCCTCAGTTATCCCTACAATTCCGCATGCAAATACTAATATGGCAGCGATATTGATGGGTGAACGAGTAGCTCATTTCGTAACCAATAGCTAA
- a CDS encoding aldo/keto reductase, with product MKYSDLGKTGLSLSVIAFGCGPTGGGVLAGTPLEQELLVGHAIDAGINIFDTAAIYGQGKSEENLGRALNQLKASPIIASKVALELPDLNNIKQSVISSVEASLKRLQTDSIDLIQLHNRIGLERSEKGNIGVGAQLTAEDVLGPNGVIEAFTVLREQGKIKFTGFTGFGGIASEVFQLIDSNKFDTINVLFNLLNRSAITAPPAPHCADDTENNDFHGVGSRAFNNGMGVLAIRVLAAGNLINFTETKGNELTKFKKLKLRERVKRMGPDMDTDLAILSTRFALSCPEITSLVIGFSNAAQIKTAMQSIDDGKLEEQEYNGILISDI from the coding sequence ATGAAGTATAGTGACCTTGGGAAGACTGGTCTTTCGCTTTCTGTAATTGCATTTGGTTGCGGGCCTACAGGCGGAGGAGTACTTGCAGGCACACCATTAGAACAAGAGCTACTCGTTGGGCATGCCATTGACGCCGGTATCAATATATTTGATACCGCTGCTATATATGGTCAAGGAAAATCTGAAGAAAACCTAGGTCGAGCTCTTAATCAACTCAAAGCAAGTCCAATAATTGCCTCAAAGGTCGCGCTTGAACTTCCTGATTTAAATAACATAAAACAGTCAGTTATATCCTCCGTTGAAGCCAGCTTAAAAAGATTGCAAACCGATTCAATAGATTTGATTCAGTTACATAACCGCATCGGTCTTGAGCGATCCGAAAAAGGGAATATAGGAGTCGGTGCCCAATTAACCGCAGAAGACGTTTTAGGTCCTAATGGTGTGATTGAAGCGTTCACAGTTTTACGTGAGCAAGGGAAAATTAAATTCACCGGATTTACTGGCTTTGGAGGGATTGCCTCTGAAGTTTTTCAACTTATTGATTCTAATAAATTTGATACGATCAATGTCCTTTTTAACCTCCTGAACAGGAGCGCGATTACCGCACCTCCAGCGCCGCACTGCGCTGATGACACTGAAAATAATGACTTTCATGGAGTAGGTTCCCGAGCATTTAACAACGGAATGGGCGTACTTGCGATACGTGTTCTAGCCGCAGGGAATCTGATTAATTTTACGGAAACGAAAGGTAATGAACTCACCAAATTCAAAAAATTAAAACTACGGGAACGTGTAAAACGTATGGGACCTGATATGGATACAGATCTGGCTATATTGTCTACTCGATTTGCTCTATCTTGCCCGGAAATCACAAGCCTTGTCATTGGCTTTAGCAATGCAGCGCAAATTAAAACTGCTATGCAATCAATCGATGATGGCAAATTAGAAGAGCAAGAATACAACGGTATTTTAATTTCAGATATCTGA
- a CDS encoding Rieske 2Fe-2S domain-containing protein, with product MLSIEDNKLMTETDAGAPMGELFRRFWLPALMAEELPSPDCTPVRLTILGERLIAFKDSSGRIGFLDQRCPHRLSSLFYGRNENDGLRCVYHGWKFDVDGNCIDIPNSPEGDTYKDKVQAFSAYPAIERGGLIWIYMGPKSSNPAFPEMEWARVPDSHRYISKMFIDGNYLQTAEGDIDSSHVGFLHSRLNTATIGSNSIQLGGVPRPQLTEDRAPTWTITDTEYGVMLAAHRDTSEGENYWRVNQWLMPSYTMIASQVGQTLQCNVRVPMDDEHTLYFRIKWHPDRPLTDTEVNEYENGGVIFPELIPGTYVPKENASNDYLIDRAAQKMATFTGIKSIPAQDFAVQSDMGGPIMDRSQEHLVSSDQAIIRVRKRLLDAARELQEGNEPQEAMNGEAYRVRSLDIVLPAKTTFEAGATEHLASKV from the coding sequence ATGCTAAGCATTGAGGATAATAAATTAATGACTGAAACAGATGCAGGAGCTCCAATGGGAGAGCTTTTTAGGCGGTTTTGGTTACCTGCACTTATGGCTGAAGAACTACCCTCTCCTGATTGCACTCCAGTACGTTTAACTATTTTGGGAGAACGCCTAATTGCGTTTAAAGATTCATCAGGAAGAATTGGTTTCCTTGACCAACGTTGCCCTCATCGCCTTTCAAGCCTTTTTTACGGTCGTAATGAAAACGATGGCCTTCGCTGTGTGTACCATGGATGGAAATTCGATGTAGATGGTAACTGCATTGACATTCCTAATTCACCTGAAGGTGATACATACAAAGACAAAGTACAGGCATTTTCGGCCTACCCCGCAATTGAGCGTGGAGGATTGATATGGATTTACATGGGACCGAAAAGCTCAAACCCTGCCTTCCCGGAAATGGAATGGGCTAGAGTTCCAGATTCCCATAGGTACATCTCAAAAATGTTTATCGATGGTAACTATTTGCAAACAGCTGAAGGCGATATTGATTCAAGCCATGTAGGCTTTTTGCATAGTAGGCTTAATACCGCGACAATCGGCTCAAATTCAATTCAGCTTGGAGGAGTACCCCGGCCGCAATTGACTGAGGACAGAGCCCCGACCTGGACTATAACTGACACAGAGTACGGGGTTATGTTGGCTGCACACCGCGATACTAGTGAAGGGGAAAATTATTGGAGGGTAAATCAATGGCTTATGCCGTCATACACAATGATTGCAAGCCAAGTTGGCCAAACTTTGCAATGTAACGTCCGTGTGCCAATGGATGATGAGCACACTCTCTATTTTAGAATCAAATGGCACCCGGATAGGCCTTTAACTGATACAGAGGTAAATGAGTATGAAAATGGAGGCGTGATTTTCCCTGAACTTATCCCGGGCACTTACGTACCTAAAGAAAATGCATCCAACGATTACCTCATAGATAGGGCCGCGCAGAAAATGGCGACTTTCACTGGAATCAAATCTATACCTGCTCAAGATTTCGCAGTTCAATCTGATATGGGTGGACCAATAATGGATCGCTCCCAAGAGCATCTTGTAAGCTCTGACCAAGCAATAATACGGGTTAGGAAACGATTACTTGATGCAGCTAGAGAATTGCAAGAAGGTAACGAGCCTCAAGAGGCTATGAATGGCGAGGCCTACAGAGTCAGGTCGTTGGATATTGTATTACCAGCCAAAACAACCTTTGAAGCAGGTGCTACTGAGCATCTTGCCTCAAAAGTCTAA
- a CDS encoding ABC transporter ATP-binding protein — translation MLNISDLKLSYHSSSLGSVQAVKGVSFEIGQGEFYTLLGPSGCGKTSTLRSVAGLETPDQGEIIVGDTLVFSGTRNISVPTYKRDCAMVFQSYAIWPHMTVLENVAVPLRKGRPGLGKTEAVTKAKDALDMVRLGDYANRPAPYLSGGQQQRVALARALALEPTLLLLDEPLSNLDAKLREETRRELKSLVSRLNITSLYVTHDQIEALALSDRIAVMQDGVIVQEGTPSDVYAYPNSGYVADFLGNANEIDVIVTSFQDTEKTLAVATLPDGSSVICASKGIKENQKYNLILRPEHMEISTRTKKTENSLPATVTNATFLGEMTEYELEMGGSNVIAKRLGSPIAANGSKIAITIDPRYCLLLPRDKR, via the coding sequence ATGTTAAATATTTCGGATTTAAAACTTTCCTATCACTCCTCTAGTTTAGGCTCTGTTCAAGCTGTAAAGGGTGTTTCTTTTGAGATTGGCCAAGGAGAGTTTTACACTCTCCTTGGCCCGTCCGGCTGTGGTAAGACAAGTACACTCAGAAGCGTCGCCGGCCTTGAGACACCAGATCAAGGAGAAATCATTGTAGGTGACACATTAGTATTCTCAGGTACAAGAAACATTTCAGTCCCCACATATAAAAGAGATTGCGCTATGGTGTTTCAGTCTTATGCAATTTGGCCACATATGACCGTACTGGAAAACGTTGCTGTACCATTACGAAAAGGGCGACCGGGCTTGGGTAAGACAGAAGCTGTAACTAAAGCAAAGGACGCTTTAGATATGGTTCGGCTTGGCGATTACGCCAATCGACCAGCTCCTTATCTAAGTGGTGGCCAACAACAGCGAGTCGCGCTTGCTAGAGCACTAGCTCTTGAGCCCACTCTCCTTCTTTTAGACGAGCCTCTGAGTAACCTAGATGCGAAGTTACGAGAAGAAACAAGGAGAGAATTGAAATCATTAGTTAGTCGCCTCAATATCACAAGCCTATATGTAACACACGACCAAATTGAGGCACTTGCGCTGTCAGACAGGATTGCTGTAATGCAGGACGGAGTGATTGTGCAAGAAGGGACACCTTCTGATGTATATGCTTATCCCAATTCAGGATACGTTGCAGATTTTCTTGGAAATGCGAATGAAATTGATGTCATTGTGACTAGTTTCCAAGACACTGAGAAAACACTTGCAGTTGCTACACTCCCTGATGGTTCTAGTGTGATATGTGCGTCCAAGGGAATAAAAGAAAATCAGAAATACAACTTGATTCTTCGTCCGGAGCATATGGAAATATCAACTCGAACTAAAAAAACTGAGAATTCTTTACCAGCAACAGTAACTAATGCTACGTTTCTAGGTGAAATGACTGAATATGAACTAGAAATGGGTGGCTCAAATGTGATTGCAAAGCGCTTGGGAAGCCCAATTGCTGCAAACGGAAGCAAAATAGCAATTACAATTGATCCTAGGTACTGTCTTTTACTTCCTCGCGATAAACGCTAG
- a CDS encoding extracellular solute-binding protein, producing MKTKMLFILATLSLGLLIVSCGSDPTPTPEPKPVATATPTPGKFDGLPAGLRAIIEEAKSEGKVNVRTSGFPKEQIELLQNGFQEKFGFPVTIEHFAQHPKEYVTVLAQEAEAGKISSDIAKGGSSPNMLPTIGKGGMQDVDWLGTFGPLFEGSSLEQLKTIHGATEKEIVGHCLADTSSVYGFAYNTERLKKSEIPTTWDGLWDPKVKGLVGMMSGGFPLGTVGINWGEEKILDYAEKTKANEIVVVSGGSVGVVKSVISGETPIGIASVGTALQNKSKGAPIDVVIPSDLIPYFQVNICALKGANQSMAQLFAAWYVAEGRNLVAIAPHYQFHVTDKTGALGEILKAQGVENAPTQTWAGAEQGKMRTDLRGKVMKIWTGA from the coding sequence ATGAAAACTAAAATGTTGTTCATACTAGCGACCCTTAGTTTAGGATTGCTTATTGTCAGTTGCGGGAGTGACCCCACTCCAACGCCCGAGCCCAAGCCCGTAGCTACGGCCACGCCTACGCCCGGGAAATTTGATGGATTGCCTGCAGGATTGCGTGCAATCATTGAAGAAGCTAAATCAGAAGGGAAAGTGAATGTACGAACAAGCGGCTTTCCAAAAGAGCAAATTGAACTTCTTCAGAATGGCTTTCAGGAAAAATTTGGCTTTCCCGTCACCATAGAGCATTTTGCTCAGCATCCTAAGGAATACGTTACTGTTCTAGCTCAAGAAGCTGAAGCCGGCAAAATTAGCTCAGACATCGCCAAAGGCGGTAGCTCTCCCAATATGCTTCCGACCATTGGTAAAGGTGGTATGCAAGATGTTGATTGGCTAGGAACCTTTGGGCCTTTGTTTGAAGGCTCCTCACTTGAGCAGCTGAAGACAATCCATGGCGCAACTGAGAAGGAAATTGTTGGTCATTGTCTGGCTGACACAAGCTCAGTCTACGGGTTTGCTTATAACACCGAACGCCTGAAAAAATCTGAAATACCCACGACATGGGATGGACTTTGGGACCCCAAAGTCAAAGGTCTTGTTGGTATGATGAGCGGCGGATTCCCACTCGGTACGGTGGGTATCAATTGGGGTGAAGAGAAGATCCTTGATTACGCAGAGAAAACTAAAGCTAACGAGATAGTTGTAGTTTCGGGTGGTTCGGTAGGAGTCGTAAAGAGCGTAATTTCTGGTGAAACTCCTATTGGTATTGCTAGCGTAGGTACGGCTCTTCAGAATAAGTCCAAGGGTGCACCCATTGACGTTGTAATTCCTTCAGACTTGATACCCTACTTCCAGGTCAACATATGCGCGCTTAAAGGTGCAAACCAAAGCATGGCGCAATTATTTGCTGCTTGGTACGTTGCCGAAGGACGTAATTTGGTTGCAATCGCACCTCATTATCAATTCCATGTAACAGACAAGACTGGTGCCTTAGGAGAAATCTTAAAAGCTCAAGGAGTAGAGAATGCACCTACTCAAACTTGGGCAGGTGCGGAACAAGGTAAAATGCGTACTGATCTACGTGGCAAAGTAATGAAAATTTGGACTGGTGCGTAA
- a CDS encoding iron ABC transporter permease, with protein sequence MTTAPLSTSPNRLLTTIRSNALPLGILILLTVAIGVPMVVMILFTFGAPDSIGVGDALASFNFNNYDKVFGDPSTYRLLLNTIGYAAGSITFGLSIALVLAWLVERTDMPGRTLLYSLMFIPMAIPPFATATGWLLLLGPNAGAINVWVRDLFELTTMRGPFSIYSIWGMIFVTGLAVAPTMWLLLLANFRNMDPALEEAGSTVGFNRLNVLRRITVPLMRPGTMGVIAYYGVVALAIFEIPLAIGTRAGIPVLSTQLFLLTRSGALEGEPNYGIAATFGLISMVAAAFFMYIYLRVLRDSARFSVVTGKGFRPKRIGLKKFKWLALGIVLLYFLAQVIAPFLMLLWSSFLPYYRTPSFEALSYFSFINYQDLFENPRFNSAVINTIIVVLVSSTLVVGLAAVISWLVVRRPSPITKLINIVAFSPLALPATVVSLALLVLFIPTPLYGSIILLIIGYTIGLLAFTTRLTNAAQIQLDKSLEEAAMTSGLSPVNTFFRITIVLMLPALLNGWMWAAVHIVRNFTLPLFLAGFSSPMMANIIFQRFENGGPEAGAAPIVLLVIAVMIMAFASRRLFQNDNAGAN encoded by the coding sequence ATGACTACTGCGCCCTTAAGCACATCACCCAATAGGTTACTAACGACTATCAGGAGTAACGCTCTACCGCTAGGCATACTTATCCTATTAACAGTAGCCATCGGGGTTCCTATGGTCGTGATGATTCTGTTTACATTCGGGGCTCCGGATTCAATCGGTGTTGGTGATGCGCTAGCTTCTTTTAATTTCAATAATTACGACAAAGTCTTCGGCGACCCTTCTACGTATAGATTACTTCTTAATACGATTGGCTACGCAGCGGGCTCAATCACTTTCGGCCTATCAATTGCCCTAGTTTTAGCATGGCTAGTAGAACGAACAGACATGCCAGGGCGAACATTGCTCTACAGCTTGATGTTTATCCCTATGGCGATCCCCCCCTTTGCGACGGCCACCGGCTGGCTTTTGCTTTTAGGCCCTAACGCTGGTGCAATCAATGTTTGGGTTCGTGATTTATTTGAGCTAACGACAATGCGAGGCCCTTTCTCTATATATTCCATTTGGGGAATGATTTTTGTGACAGGCCTTGCAGTAGCACCAACTATGTGGCTTTTACTCCTAGCAAATTTTCGAAATATGGACCCTGCGCTAGAAGAGGCAGGTTCAACTGTGGGGTTTAATCGACTTAATGTGCTTCGTAGGATCACGGTGCCTTTGATGCGCCCTGGAACAATGGGAGTGATCGCCTACTACGGGGTGGTCGCTTTGGCAATATTTGAAATCCCTCTTGCAATTGGCACTAGAGCTGGAATACCGGTGCTAAGCACCCAGTTATTTCTCTTGACCCGATCTGGTGCACTAGAGGGCGAACCTAATTATGGGATCGCAGCAACATTCGGACTAATCTCGATGGTTGCTGCAGCATTTTTTATGTATATATACCTTAGAGTATTACGAGATAGCGCGCGATTTTCTGTTGTTACGGGAAAAGGTTTTAGGCCCAAGCGTATTGGATTAAAGAAATTTAAATGGCTAGCATTGGGCATTGTTCTCTTGTATTTCCTTGCACAAGTCATTGCGCCTTTCCTTATGCTGCTCTGGAGTAGCTTCCTGCCGTACTACCGAACTCCTTCATTTGAGGCTCTAAGCTATTTCAGCTTTATTAATTATCAAGATCTATTTGAAAACCCAAGATTTAATTCAGCCGTCATCAACACAATAATAGTTGTACTTGTTTCATCTACTCTGGTTGTTGGCTTAGCTGCAGTCATCTCATGGCTTGTTGTAAGGCGGCCTTCGCCTATAACAAAATTGATTAATATTGTTGCATTTTCCCCACTTGCTTTACCTGCAACAGTTGTCTCGTTAGCGCTTTTGGTACTTTTCATACCTACGCCGCTCTATGGAAGCATAATTTTATTGATTATCGGATACACAATTGGATTATTGGCGTTTACAACACGCTTGACCAACGCTGCTCAAATACAGCTAGATAAAAGTCTTGAAGAAGCTGCAATGACTAGCGGTTTGAGCCCTGTAAATACGTTTTTCCGTATCACTATAGTGCTTATGTTACCGGCGCTTTTAAATGGATGGATGTGGGCAGCAGTTCATATAGTAAGAAACTTCACTTTGCCGTTGTTTTTAGCAGGATTTAGTAGCCCTATGATGGCAAATATAATTTTCCAGAGATTCGAAAATGGTGGTCCAGAGGCCGGTGCTGCTCCAATTGTCTTATTAGTTATTGCTGTAATGATCATGGCCTTTGCTTCTAGGCGTTTATTTCAAAATGACAACGCCGGAGCAAATTGA